A genomic window from Phyllopteryx taeniolatus isolate TA_2022b chromosome 2, UOR_Ptae_1.2, whole genome shotgun sequence includes:
- the cdc42se2 gene encoding CDC42 small effector protein 2: protein MTEFWVCFSCCIAEQPQPKRRRRIDRSMIGEPTNFVHTTHVGSGDMGLGLPSVDLIQAQMKSKGGYAHGGSEGSQL from the exons ATGACTGAATTCTGGGTTTGTTTTAGCTGCTGTATTGCGGAGCAGCCACAGCCT AAACGGAGGCGACGAATCGACCGTTCCATGATCGGCGAGCCAACGAACTTCGTCCACACCACACACGTCGGCTCGGGTGACATGGGCCTGGGGTTGCCTTCG GTGGACCTGATCCAGGCCCAAATGAAATCCAAAGGCGGCTACGCACACGGCGGCTCTGAAGGCTCACAATTATGA
- the LOC133466183 gene encoding interferon regulatory factor 2-like: protein MQPAGRLRLRTWLEEQIESGKYPGVCWLDKSERVFQIPWKHAARHGWSIDRDATLFRSWAMHTGRYRPGQHNADPKTWKANFRCALNSLPDVRELHERSNKRGSNAYRVYKMLPAAHPRNRGDRNKHT, encoded by the exons ATGCAACCAGCAGGCCGTCTGAGGCTGAGGACGTGGCTGGAGGAGCAGATCGAGTCTGGGAAGTACCCGGGAGTCTGCTGGCTCGACAAG TCAGAGAGAGTTTTCCAGATCCCGTGGAAACACGCAGCTCGTCACGGCTGGAGTATCGACCGAGACGCCACTCTCTTCAGGAGCTGGGCCATGCACACTG GTCGATACCGTCCAGGCCAACATAACGCAGACCCAAAGACGTGGAAGGCCAACTTCCGCTGTGCCCTCAACTCTCTCCCCGACGTACGTGAGCTGCACGAGCGCAGCAACAAGAGGGGCAGCAATGCCTACAGAGTCTACAAGATGCTTCCCGCCGCGCACCCACGCAACAGAGGTGACCGCAACAAACATACCTAA
- the LOC133474285 gene encoding uncharacterized protein LOC133474285 isoform X2, which translates to MSCHFDAPNCTDYNVTLWSLDGYGERYCLPVQCVSGKCCCSIRMIFILDNNHMAFVRRGGEYVESKNISVKHSFKPQTPTVFSVNETNGNFQVIWRTNIRKPLIREIIITNLTYRNKGDTKEVTEVVKAPQVETPLCSPCVSTEILGAHLEPSTTYVVTVQSFLPWKSPPSDRSKEYEFTTPASRESLLLTLIISLSLLAITISSVAYVSYVKCRTKYWDSVSDYQNSKLLDINPSEVEVLKPMPLIISSIYVETLTPDDQKPWSKDSLINSSTESLLQSSGTSSGPPSLSYACTEAADIIAGVQGALSKALMNIIPVSASTDHLLKDSNKPTSALFTHPSPCNSEQHSELENTVTYSFIRPSCPVQVIADPLKSHAQPEMPCDYSYQETGGVSTCDKRGSACEENMFPTLVSSDTLTATSHQRCSRDSGRFSNGENSDASLSCSNTSLSGDVESRVAAEYEHCQEMFSGACDKGEDATKESEGHICIPASLQGTFPVDDNYQPFQGLRELSDNQFDEQKSDKKAPHKVLENSLEDATKGNNYIPASSNHSFPIDDSYQAFQGFRDLSECQFEEQKSVKKLDLDNVLDISSEDATNGDNYVPANSNRSLLMADSYEVLQGLKELSDEKFGVLKSVKKRDLDNVFEKSLEDFTEGKSSNYSCLVDDNYEAFKGLGELSDCQLEEQKSGKKVSDKVLENSLENTTQGDSCVPANSNRSLLMADSYEVLQGLKELSDEKFGVLKSVKKRDLDNVFEKSLEDFTEGKSSNYSCLVDNNYKAVQGLRELSDNQFGEQNSGNKEDLEKVLENHFEDATKGDNCVRASSDRCLRVADSKEAFQGLRELSDSQFGQQNSGKNEDLEKTFENSFEVACKGYTSIPASSNPSVPVDDNYQAFQGLRKHFDNQVGEPKSGEKENLGKDVENPFDDAAKADNYTCVLVNVLNSLPVDDNDQMFPCLKKQMNIKFANHRSGVKEELENV; encoded by the exons ATGTCTTGTCACTTTGATGCTCCAAACTGCACTGACTACAATGTGACTTTGTGGAGCCTTGATGGTTATGG TGAGCGCTACTGTCTTCCCGTGCAGTGTGTGAGTGGAAAATGCTGCTGCTCCATCCGTATGATTTTCATATTGGACAACAATCACATGGCATTCGTTCGGAGAGGTGGCGAATATGTTGAGTCCAAAAACATAAGTGTGAAACACAGCT TCAAACCCCAAACCCCAACCGTCTTCTCGGTGAATGAGACCAACGGGAATTTTCAAGTCATTTGGAGGACAAACATCCGCAAACCCTTGATAAgagaaataataatcacaaatcTGACTTACCGCAACAAAGGAGATACAAAGGAG GTGACCGAAGTAGTCAAAGCACCACAAGTGGAGACGCCACTGTGTTCCCCGTGTGTTTCCACTGAAATACTTGGTGCGCACTTGGAGCCAAGTACAACCTATGTCGTCACAGTGCAAAGCTTCTTGCCTTGGAAGAGCCCACCGAGTGACCGCAGCAAGGAGTACGAATTTACAACTC CAGCGTCCCGTGAGAGCCTCTTACTGACCCTCATAATTAGCCTCAGTCTCCTCGCCATCACAATCAGCAGCGTGGCATACGTCAGCTATGTGAA GTGTAGAACCAAGTATTGGGACTCAGTCAGCGACTATCAAAATTCCAAACTTCTTGACATAAATCCGAGTGAAGTAGAG GTTTTGAAGCCTATGCCGCTCATCATCTCATCGATCTATGTTGAGACCCTCACCCCAGATGACCAGAAACCATG GTCAAAAGATTCCCTAATTAACAGCAGTACTGAGAGTCTCCTTCAAAGTAGTGGAACCAGTAGCGGCCCACCTTCTCTCAGTTACGCTTGTACAGAAGCTGCAGACATCATTGCAGGCGTCCAAGGGGCACTCAGCAAAGCCTTAATGAACATCATCCCGGTATCAGCTTCAACAGACCATCTGCTAAAAGACTCCAACAAACCCACCAGTGCCTTGTTCACTCATCCCAGTCCCTGCAATAGCGAGCAACATTCGGAATTGGAAAATACAGTTACATACTCCTTTATCAGGCCTAGCTGTCCAGTACAGGTAATAGCTGACCCTTTAAAGAGTCATGCCCAGCCTGAAATGCCATGCGACTACAGTTACCAAGAAACAGGTGGCGTGTCAACTTGCGACAAGCGAGGATCAGCTTGTGAAGAAAACATGTTCCCAACCTTGGTCTCTTCCGACACACTGACTGCCACGTCTCACCAGCGGTGCAGCAGAGATTCTGGGAGGttttcaaatggtgaaaactCAGATGCGTCACTCAGCTGCAGCAACACAAGCCTGTCTGGAGATGTTGAATCCAGAGTGGCAGCAGAATACGAGCATTGTCAAGAGATGTTTAGTGGGGCTTGTGACAAAGGGGAGGATGCCACCAAGGAGAGTGAAGGTCACATCTGCATCCCTGCAAGCTTACAAGGCACCTTTCCAGTGGATGATAACTACCAACCCTTCCAGGGTTTAAGAGAACTCTCTGATAATCAATTTGACGAgcagaaaagtgacaaaaaagcCCCGCACAAGGTTTTAGAAAATTCCTTAGAAGATGCCACTAAAGGCAATAACTACATACCTGCAAGCTCAAACCACAGTTTTCCAATTGATGACAGCTACCAAGCATTTCAGGGTTTCAGGGACCTCTCTGAATGTCAGTTTGAAGAGCAGAAAAGTGTTAAGAAACTAGACCTGGACAATGTTTTAGACATTTCCTCAGAAGATGCCACTAACGGCGATAACTACGTACCTGCAAACTCAAACCGCAGTCTTCTGATGGCTGACAGCTACGAAGTTTTACAGGGTTTAAAGGAACTCTCAGATGAGAAGTTTGGAGTGCTGAAAAGTGTTAAAAAACGAGACCTGGACAATGTTTTCGAAAAATCCTTGGAAGATTTCACTGAAGGTAAAAGCTCAAACTACAGTTGTCTGGTTGATGACAACTACGAAGCATTTAAAGGTTTAGGGGAGCTCTCTGATTGTCAACTGGAAGAGCAGAAAAGTGGTAAAAAAGTATCAGACAAGGTTTTAGAAAATTCCTTAGAAAATACCACTCAAGGTGATAGCTGCGTACCTGCAAACTCAAACCGCAGTCTTCTGATGGCTGACAGCTACGAAGTTTTACAGGGTTTAAAGGAACTCTCAGATGAGAAGTTTGGAGTGCTGAAAAGTGTTAAAAAACGAGACCTGGACAATGTTTTCGAAAAATCCTTGGAAGATTTCACTGAAGGTAAAAGCTCAAACTACAGTTGTCTGGTTGATAACAACTACAAAGCAGTTCAAGGTTTAAGGGAGCTCTCTGATAATCAGTTTGGAGAGCAGAACAGTGGCAACAAAGAAGACTTAGAGAAGGTTTTAGAAAATCACTTTGAAGATGCCACTAAAGGTGATAACTGTGTACGTGCAAGCTCAGACCGCTGTCTTAGGGTGGCTGACAGCAAAGAAGCGTTTCAGGGTTTAAGGGAGCTCTCTGATAGTCAATTTGGACAGCAGAACAGTGGCAAGAACGAAGACTTGGAGAAGACTTTCGAAAATTCCTTTGAAGTTGCTTGTAAAGGTTATACCAGCATCCCTGCAAGCTCAAACCCCAGTGTTCCTGTAGATGATAACTACCAAGCCTTTCAAGGTTTAAGGAAGCACTTTGATAATCAGGTTGGAGAGCCAAAAAGTGGTGAAAAAGAGAACCTGGGCAAGGACGTAGAAAACCCATTCGACGATGCCGCTAAAGCTGATAATTACACCTGCGTCCTTGTAAACGTACTAAACAGTCTTCCAGTCGATGACAACGACCAAATGTTTCCGTGTTTGAAGAAGCAGATGAACATTAAGTTTGCAAACCACAGAAGTGGTGTGAAAGAAGAATTGGAAAATGTTTGA
- the LOC133474285 gene encoding uncharacterized protein LOC133474285 isoform X1 → MFVIPVIVVVVVGNIATSVALSGVNLDCTNDYEYLMSCHFDAPNCTDYNVTLWSLDGYGERYCLPVQCVSGKCCCSIRMIFILDNNHMAFVRRGGEYVESKNISVKHSFKPQTPTVFSVNETNGNFQVIWRTNIRKPLIREIIITNLTYRNKGDTKEVTEVVKAPQVETPLCSPCVSTEILGAHLEPSTTYVVTVQSFLPWKSPPSDRSKEYEFTTPASRESLLLTLIISLSLLAITISSVAYVSYVKCRTKYWDSVSDYQNSKLLDINPSEVEVLKPMPLIISSIYVETLTPDDQKPWSKDSLINSSTESLLQSSGTSSGPPSLSYACTEAADIIAGVQGALSKALMNIIPVSASTDHLLKDSNKPTSALFTHPSPCNSEQHSELENTVTYSFIRPSCPVQVIADPLKSHAQPEMPCDYSYQETGGVSTCDKRGSACEENMFPTLVSSDTLTATSHQRCSRDSGRFSNGENSDASLSCSNTSLSGDVESRVAAEYEHCQEMFSGACDKGEDATKESEGHICIPASLQGTFPVDDNYQPFQGLRELSDNQFDEQKSDKKAPHKVLENSLEDATKGNNYIPASSNHSFPIDDSYQAFQGFRDLSECQFEEQKSVKKLDLDNVLDISSEDATNGDNYVPANSNRSLLMADSYEVLQGLKELSDEKFGVLKSVKKRDLDNVFEKSLEDFTEGKSSNYSCLVDDNYEAFKGLGELSDCQLEEQKSGKKVSDKVLENSLENTTQGDSCVPANSNRSLLMADSYEVLQGLKELSDEKFGVLKSVKKRDLDNVFEKSLEDFTEGKSSNYSCLVDNNYKAVQGLRELSDNQFGEQNSGNKEDLEKVLENHFEDATKGDNCVRASSDRCLRVADSKEAFQGLRELSDSQFGQQNSGKNEDLEKTFENSFEVACKGYTSIPASSNPSVPVDDNYQAFQGLRKHFDNQVGEPKSGEKENLGKDVENPFDDAAKADNYTCVLVNVLNSLPVDDNDQMFPCLKKQMNIKFANHRSGVKEELENV, encoded by the exons ATGTTTGTCATCCCTGtcattgtggttgttgttgtagGAAACATCGCCACTTCAGTAGCTCTCTCTG GAGTGAATCTCGATTGCACCAACGACTATGAGTATCTGATGTCTTGTCACTTTGATGCTCCAAACTGCACTGACTACAATGTGACTTTGTGGAGCCTTGATGGTTATGG TGAGCGCTACTGTCTTCCCGTGCAGTGTGTGAGTGGAAAATGCTGCTGCTCCATCCGTATGATTTTCATATTGGACAACAATCACATGGCATTCGTTCGGAGAGGTGGCGAATATGTTGAGTCCAAAAACATAAGTGTGAAACACAGCT TCAAACCCCAAACCCCAACCGTCTTCTCGGTGAATGAGACCAACGGGAATTTTCAAGTCATTTGGAGGACAAACATCCGCAAACCCTTGATAAgagaaataataatcacaaatcTGACTTACCGCAACAAAGGAGATACAAAGGAG GTGACCGAAGTAGTCAAAGCACCACAAGTGGAGACGCCACTGTGTTCCCCGTGTGTTTCCACTGAAATACTTGGTGCGCACTTGGAGCCAAGTACAACCTATGTCGTCACAGTGCAAAGCTTCTTGCCTTGGAAGAGCCCACCGAGTGACCGCAGCAAGGAGTACGAATTTACAACTC CAGCGTCCCGTGAGAGCCTCTTACTGACCCTCATAATTAGCCTCAGTCTCCTCGCCATCACAATCAGCAGCGTGGCATACGTCAGCTATGTGAA GTGTAGAACCAAGTATTGGGACTCAGTCAGCGACTATCAAAATTCCAAACTTCTTGACATAAATCCGAGTGAAGTAGAG GTTTTGAAGCCTATGCCGCTCATCATCTCATCGATCTATGTTGAGACCCTCACCCCAGATGACCAGAAACCATG GTCAAAAGATTCCCTAATTAACAGCAGTACTGAGAGTCTCCTTCAAAGTAGTGGAACCAGTAGCGGCCCACCTTCTCTCAGTTACGCTTGTACAGAAGCTGCAGACATCATTGCAGGCGTCCAAGGGGCACTCAGCAAAGCCTTAATGAACATCATCCCGGTATCAGCTTCAACAGACCATCTGCTAAAAGACTCCAACAAACCCACCAGTGCCTTGTTCACTCATCCCAGTCCCTGCAATAGCGAGCAACATTCGGAATTGGAAAATACAGTTACATACTCCTTTATCAGGCCTAGCTGTCCAGTACAGGTAATAGCTGACCCTTTAAAGAGTCATGCCCAGCCTGAAATGCCATGCGACTACAGTTACCAAGAAACAGGTGGCGTGTCAACTTGCGACAAGCGAGGATCAGCTTGTGAAGAAAACATGTTCCCAACCTTGGTCTCTTCCGACACACTGACTGCCACGTCTCACCAGCGGTGCAGCAGAGATTCTGGGAGGttttcaaatggtgaaaactCAGATGCGTCACTCAGCTGCAGCAACACAAGCCTGTCTGGAGATGTTGAATCCAGAGTGGCAGCAGAATACGAGCATTGTCAAGAGATGTTTAGTGGGGCTTGTGACAAAGGGGAGGATGCCACCAAGGAGAGTGAAGGTCACATCTGCATCCCTGCAAGCTTACAAGGCACCTTTCCAGTGGATGATAACTACCAACCCTTCCAGGGTTTAAGAGAACTCTCTGATAATCAATTTGACGAgcagaaaagtgacaaaaaagcCCCGCACAAGGTTTTAGAAAATTCCTTAGAAGATGCCACTAAAGGCAATAACTACATACCTGCAAGCTCAAACCACAGTTTTCCAATTGATGACAGCTACCAAGCATTTCAGGGTTTCAGGGACCTCTCTGAATGTCAGTTTGAAGAGCAGAAAAGTGTTAAGAAACTAGACCTGGACAATGTTTTAGACATTTCCTCAGAAGATGCCACTAACGGCGATAACTACGTACCTGCAAACTCAAACCGCAGTCTTCTGATGGCTGACAGCTACGAAGTTTTACAGGGTTTAAAGGAACTCTCAGATGAGAAGTTTGGAGTGCTGAAAAGTGTTAAAAAACGAGACCTGGACAATGTTTTCGAAAAATCCTTGGAAGATTTCACTGAAGGTAAAAGCTCAAACTACAGTTGTCTGGTTGATGACAACTACGAAGCATTTAAAGGTTTAGGGGAGCTCTCTGATTGTCAACTGGAAGAGCAGAAAAGTGGTAAAAAAGTATCAGACAAGGTTTTAGAAAATTCCTTAGAAAATACCACTCAAGGTGATAGCTGCGTACCTGCAAACTCAAACCGCAGTCTTCTGATGGCTGACAGCTACGAAGTTTTACAGGGTTTAAAGGAACTCTCAGATGAGAAGTTTGGAGTGCTGAAAAGTGTTAAAAAACGAGACCTGGACAATGTTTTCGAAAAATCCTTGGAAGATTTCACTGAAGGTAAAAGCTCAAACTACAGTTGTCTGGTTGATAACAACTACAAAGCAGTTCAAGGTTTAAGGGAGCTCTCTGATAATCAGTTTGGAGAGCAGAACAGTGGCAACAAAGAAGACTTAGAGAAGGTTTTAGAAAATCACTTTGAAGATGCCACTAAAGGTGATAACTGTGTACGTGCAAGCTCAGACCGCTGTCTTAGGGTGGCTGACAGCAAAGAAGCGTTTCAGGGTTTAAGGGAGCTCTCTGATAGTCAATTTGGACAGCAGAACAGTGGCAAGAACGAAGACTTGGAGAAGACTTTCGAAAATTCCTTTGAAGTTGCTTGTAAAGGTTATACCAGCATCCCTGCAAGCTCAAACCCCAGTGTTCCTGTAGATGATAACTACCAAGCCTTTCAAGGTTTAAGGAAGCACTTTGATAATCAGGTTGGAGAGCCAAAAAGTGGTGAAAAAGAGAACCTGGGCAAGGACGTAGAAAACCCATTCGACGATGCCGCTAAAGCTGATAATTACACCTGCGTCCTTGTAAACGTACTAAACAGTCTTCCAGTCGATGACAACGACCAAATGTTTCCGTGTTTGAAGAAGCAGATGAACATTAAGTTTGCAAACCACAGAAGTGGTGTGAAAGAAGAATTGGAAAATGTTTGA